One window from the genome of Phycisphaerales bacterium encodes:
- a CDS encoding recombinase family protein — MKVRKRDRPKEAAAPGSRMRCAVYTRKSSDEGLDQEFNSLDAQRESAEAFIASQKTEGWVCLPDRYDDGGFSGGSIERPALGHLLRDIEAGKIDCVVVYKVDRLSRSLMDFAKIMEAFDRKGVSFVSVTQQFNTTSSMGRLTLNILLSFAQFEREIIGERIRDKIAAQKRKGKWAGGVPVLGYDVDRSGPSPRLVVNAREAVRVRALFDLYLEKQSLLPVVRELRHREWTNKKRVTKKTGKVIGGKPFNKATLHNHLVNSVYIGKITHKGEIYDGVHEAIVDPEIFERVQKLLRYNGRTGGFEVRNKYGALLRGLITCKACGYAMTHTFTKDKKGGPRFYRYYRCTHAIKNGASECPSRTLPAAEIERVVVDEIRGLGSDRALLKQVLADAHATIAEEREGLVIERADLKRTLDRCHRELQTLAAGGLADTDVSQRIAELHEQITAGDKRLPEVEKRIGELDAETITQAQAEAAFRDFDPVWENLIPREQARLIRLLVSAVEYDAVKSSVSVTFRPTSIRALLDRIKEDAA; from the coding sequence ATGAAGGTACGCAAGCGCGATCGGCCAAAGGAGGCCGCCGCCCCGGGCAGCCGCATGCGGTGTGCCGTGTACACCCGCAAGTCCAGCGACGAGGGACTCGACCAGGAGTTCAACTCGCTCGACGCCCAGCGCGAGAGCGCCGAGGCGTTCATCGCCAGCCAGAAGACCGAGGGTTGGGTCTGCCTGCCAGACCGGTACGACGATGGTGGTTTCTCCGGCGGCAGCATCGAGCGGCCGGCGCTCGGGCATCTGCTCCGCGACATAGAGGCGGGAAAGATCGACTGCGTCGTGGTCTACAAAGTTGACCGGCTCAGCCGCTCGCTGATGGATTTCGCCAAGATCATGGAGGCGTTCGACCGCAAGGGCGTGTCGTTCGTCTCGGTCACCCAGCAGTTCAACACGACGAGCTCGATGGGTCGTCTGACGCTGAACATCTTGCTCTCGTTCGCGCAGTTCGAGCGGGAGATCATCGGCGAGCGGATCCGGGACAAGATCGCGGCCCAGAAGCGAAAGGGCAAGTGGGCCGGCGGTGTGCCGGTGCTGGGCTACGACGTGGACCGCTCCGGACCGAGCCCACGGCTGGTGGTGAACGCCCGCGAGGCGGTGCGGGTCCGTGCCCTGTTCGATCTGTATCTGGAGAAGCAGTCGCTGTTGCCGGTCGTCCGCGAGTTGCGACACCGCGAGTGGACCAACAAGAAGCGGGTCACGAAGAAGACCGGCAAGGTCATCGGCGGGAAGCCATTCAATAAGGCCACGCTGCACAACCACCTCGTGAACTCCGTGTACATCGGCAAGATTACCCACAAGGGTGAGATCTACGACGGCGTGCACGAGGCCATCGTGGACCCGGAGATCTTCGAGCGGGTCCAGAAGCTGCTGCGCTACAACGGACGGACCGGAGGTTTCGAGGTCCGCAACAAGTACGGTGCCCTGCTGCGTGGTCTGATCACATGCAAGGCGTGCGGGTATGCCATGACGCACACATTCACGAAGGACAAGAAGGGCGGGCCGCGGTTCTACCGGTACTACCGGTGTACGCACGCCATCAAGAACGGGGCATCCGAGTGCCCGTCGCGGACGCTGCCGGCGGCGGAGATCGAGCGGGTGGTAGTCGACGAGATCCGCGGGCTTGGCTCCGATCGCGCTTTGCTTAAGCAGGTGCTGGCCGACGCCCACGCCACGATCGCCGAGGAGCGTGAGGGTCTCGTCATCGAGCGTGCCGATCTGAAGCGGACGCTGGACCGTTGCCACCGCGAACTCCAGACGCTGGCGGCCGGAGGGCTTGCGGATACCGATGTCTCCCAGCGGATCGCAGAGCTGCATGAGCAGATCACTGCCGGGGACAAGCGGCTGCCCGAGGTCGAGAAGCGGATCGGCGAACTGGACGCAGAGACGATCACCCAAGCACAGGCCGAGGCGGCATTCAGGGACTTCGACCCGGTGTGGGAGAACCTGATCCCGCGAGAACAGGCCCGGCTCATCCGGCTGCTAGTCTCGGCAGTGGAATACGACGCCGTGAAATCGAGCGTGAGCGTGACCTTCCGCCCAACGAGTATCCGGGCCTTGCTCGACCGCATCAAGGAGGACGCGGCATGA
- a CDS encoding N-acetyltransferase family protein: MPIVRDFAQHDVSPANAATNWYIEHTAVHFASEPSSDDQFDALWRRGSATHPWLAAEVDGRFAGYAKAAVWRERAAYRHTCETGIYVARGMERRGVGLALYTELLPRLRAAGFRAVIGGMTLPNDASAALHERAGFRKVAHFERVGFKFGRWHDVGFWQLVFPDAAADGLDSRPDGA; this comes from the coding sequence ATGCCCATCGTGCGTGATTTCGCGCAGCACGACGTCTCCCCCGCGAACGCCGCGACGAACTGGTACATCGAGCATACGGCCGTGCACTTCGCGTCCGAGCCGAGCAGCGACGACCAGTTCGATGCCCTGTGGCGGCGGGGGAGCGCGACGCATCCGTGGCTGGCGGCTGAGGTCGACGGCCGGTTCGCCGGGTACGCCAAGGCCGCCGTCTGGCGCGAGCGGGCGGCCTACCGGCACACCTGCGAGACGGGCATCTACGTCGCCCGTGGCATGGAACGCCGGGGCGTCGGGCTCGCCCTGTACACCGAATTGCTCCCCAGGCTCAGGGCCGCGGGCTTCCGCGCGGTGATCGGCGGCATGACGCTGCCCAACGACGCGTCGGCCGCGTTGCACGAGCGGGCCGGCTTCCGCAAGGTCGCCCACTTCGAGCGCGTGGGCTTCAAGTTCGGCCGCTGGCACGACGTGGGCTTCTGGCAGCTGGTGTTCCCCGACGCAGCGGCCGACGGGCTGGATTCGCGGCCCGACGGGGCGTAA
- a CDS encoding DUF1579 family protein, producing the protein MQRISTLLASCGRGPVVAVALAAGFAFGLGVAAGTFQDTGAAEINPVQEGMDPEEMMKAWMQAGEPVEQHEEMKVFLGDWDAELKGLMPGMDYESTGTAKYESIMGGRFVRMDFRGDVMGTPMHGISISGYHRTLDRYESIWIDGTGTAIAYATGKKTDTGWVYDSEETDPMAGVTMPVRDTIDMKGKDTMVFTRHYPAEAAAAMGAPVEEGQDWVPGFQITYTRQEAGNGMGGNRGGGAGMNQNRGR; encoded by the coding sequence ATGCAACGCATCAGCACCCTGCTCGCTTCGTGCGGGCGTGGCCCCGTGGTCGCCGTCGCACTCGCCGCCGGCTTCGCGTTCGGCCTGGGCGTCGCCGCCGGCACGTTCCAGGACACCGGCGCTGCCGAGATCAACCCCGTCCAAGAGGGCATGGACCCAGAAGAAATGATGAAGGCCTGGATGCAGGCGGGCGAGCCCGTCGAGCAGCACGAGGAGATGAAGGTCTTCCTGGGCGACTGGGACGCAGAACTCAAGGGCCTGATGCCGGGCATGGACTATGAGAGCACCGGCACGGCGAAGTACGAGTCAATCATGGGCGGCCGGTTCGTCCGTATGGACTTCCGCGGCGACGTGATGGGCACGCCCATGCACGGCATCAGCATCTCGGGCTATCACCGGACCCTCGATCGCTACGAGAGCATCTGGATCGACGGCACGGGCACGGCCATCGCCTACGCCACCGGCAAGAAGACCGACACCGGCTGGGTCTATGACAGCGAAGAGACCGATCCGATGGCCGGTGTCACCATGCCGGTCCGTGACACGATCGACATGAAGGGCAAGGACACGATGGTCTTTACCCGGCACTACCCCGCCGAGGCGGCCGCGGCCATGGGCGCTCCGGTCGAGGAAGGCCAGGACTGGGTCCCCGGCTTCCAGATCACCTACACCCGCCAGGAGGCCGGCAACGGCATGGGCGGCAACCGTGGCGGCGGCGCTGGCATGAACCAGAACCGCGGTCGGTAG
- a CDS encoding DEAD/DEAH box helicase family protein, translating to MSQLRPYQRDAVDAVWNHIATSDMNPAVVLPTGSGKTHVIAELCRDAVQKWNGRVIVVAHVKELIEQAAGKLQAVAPDLPVGVFSAGLGRRDLGYAVTIAGIQSVYQRAHDLGPLDLVIVDEAHLIPPDGEGMYRRFLADARDLCDHQRVIGLTATPYRMKTGTICGPDSVLHEVCFEAGVRELIVQGYLCPLKSRAGKAVADTSDIHVRGGEFVAGELEDRMDEDGLVEAACAEVVLATADRRSVLIFCSGVRHGEHVVRVLRERHGVECGFVEGGTPAKERDALIARFKSGELKYLANVNVLTTGFDAPNVDCVAMLRPTMSPGLYYQMVGRGFRLAEGKTECLVLDFGGNVLRHGPVDAIRLADTKDASGEAPAKQCPECDALIHAAYAVCPECGHKFPPRQVKHAAIASDEEVVSGSEGPARRDERVIEVAYYVHHKRNDPLAKPTMRVEYRIGFNRWAREWICLEHPEGGYARRKAEQWWRERSNDAPPSSVEEAVEWANAGAVARTECITLEKKPGDEWERIVGYALGDKPPRLEDPDNLPDLGPEHALAAYGYSDDEVPF from the coding sequence ATGAGCCAACTCAGGCCCTACCAACGCGATGCGGTCGATGCGGTGTGGAACCACATCGCCACCAGCGATATGAACCCAGCCGTCGTGCTTCCGACCGGCTCGGGCAAGACCCACGTCATCGCCGAGCTGTGCCGCGACGCGGTCCAGAAGTGGAACGGGCGGGTGATCGTGGTCGCCCACGTGAAGGAGCTGATCGAGCAGGCGGCGGGCAAGCTGCAGGCCGTTGCGCCGGACCTGCCGGTGGGCGTGTTCAGCGCCGGGCTCGGTCGGCGGGATCTCGGGTACGCCGTGACGATCGCGGGCATCCAGTCGGTCTACCAGCGGGCGCACGATCTCGGTCCGCTCGACCTGGTCATCGTCGACGAGGCGCATCTGATCCCCCCGGACGGCGAGGGCATGTACCGCCGCTTCCTGGCCGACGCGCGGGACCTGTGCGACCACCAGCGCGTCATCGGTCTGACGGCGACGCCGTACCGCATGAAGACCGGCACGATCTGCGGCCCCGACTCCGTCCTGCACGAGGTGTGCTTCGAGGCGGGCGTGCGCGAGCTGATCGTGCAGGGCTACCTGTGCCCGCTCAAGAGCCGGGCAGGGAAGGCGGTCGCCGACACCAGCGACATCCATGTACGGGGCGGGGAGTTCGTCGCCGGCGAGCTCGAGGACCGCATGGACGAGGACGGGCTGGTCGAGGCGGCGTGCGCCGAGGTCGTCCTCGCTACGGCCGACCGGCGCAGCGTGCTGATCTTCTGTTCGGGCGTCCGGCACGGCGAGCACGTGGTGCGGGTGCTGCGTGAGAGGCACGGCGTCGAGTGCGGGTTCGTCGAGGGCGGGACACCAGCCAAGGAGCGCGACGCGCTGATCGCCCGCTTCAAGTCGGGCGAGCTGAAGTACCTGGCGAACGTGAACGTGCTGACGACGGGCTTCGACGCCCCGAATGTCGACTGCGTGGCGATGCTGCGCCCGACGATGAGCCCCGGGCTCTACTATCAGATGGTCGGGCGGGGATTCCGGCTGGCCGAGGGCAAGACCGAGTGCCTCGTGCTGGACTTCGGCGGCAACGTGCTCCGGCACGGCCCGGTGGACGCGATCCGGCTGGCCGACACCAAGGACGCCTCCGGTGAAGCCCCCGCCAAGCAGTGCCCCGAGTGCGATGCGCTGATCCACGCGGCGTATGCCGTCTGTCCCGAGTGCGGGCACAAGTTCCCGCCGCGGCAGGTCAAGCACGCGGCGATCGCCTCCGACGAAGAGGTCGTCAGCGGCTCGGAAGGCCCGGCCCGGCGCGACGAGCGCGTCATCGAGGTCGCGTACTACGTCCACCACAAGCGCAACGACCCGCTGGCCAAGCCGACGATGCGCGTCGAGTACCGCATCGGCTTCAACCGCTGGGCCCGCGAGTGGATCTGCCTGGAGCACCCCGAGGGCGGATACGCCCGGCGGAAGGCCGAGCAGTGGTGGCGAGAGCGGTCCAATGACGCGCCACCGTCTTCGGTCGAGGAGGCCGTCGAGTGGGCGAACGCGGGCGCGGTGGCCCGGACCGAGTGCATCACGCTGGAGAAGAAGCCCGGCGACGAGTGGGAGCGGATCGTCGGCTACGCGCTCGGCGACAAGCCGCCGCGGCTCGAGGATCCGGACAACCTGCCTGACCTGGGGCCTGAACACGCCCTCGCGGCGTACGGCTACAGCGATGACGAGGTGCCGTTCTGA
- a CDS encoding DUF669 domain-containing protein: MADLNGFDANNVEPNAGFDPIPAGKYVAAITASAMKPTKNGKGEYLELEMEVLEGPFKGRKLWDRLTLKHPNTQTVEIAKGTLSAICRAVNVLRPRDSVELHNLPVVVSVAIKTREDNGEPTNTIKGYAKRDTGVAPQRPMAAASGGTPPWKR; the protein is encoded by the coding sequence ATGGCAGACCTGAACGGATTCGACGCGAATAACGTGGAGCCCAATGCCGGCTTCGACCCCATCCCCGCCGGCAAGTACGTGGCCGCCATCACGGCCAGCGCCATGAAGCCGACCAAGAACGGCAAGGGCGAGTACCTGGAACTCGAGATGGAGGTGCTGGAGGGGCCGTTCAAGGGGCGGAAGCTCTGGGACCGCCTGACCCTCAAGCACCCCAACACGCAGACGGTCGAGATCGCCAAGGGCACGCTGTCGGCGATCTGCCGGGCGGTGAATGTGCTGCGGCCCCGCGACTCGGTCGAGCTGCACAACCTGCCGGTGGTGGTCAGCGTCGCGATCAAGACTCGCGAGGACAACGGCGAGCCGACCAACACCATCAAGGGCTACGCCAAGCGGGACACCGGCGTCGCGCCGCAGCGCCCGATGGCGGCCGCCTCGGGAGGGACGCCGCCGTGGAAGCGCTGA
- a CDS encoding DUF2924 domain-containing protein: MKHATARRIEDEIDSLKDMSTNELVERFVELHGYQTRTRHRTYLIRKIAWRLQANEEGDLSERARKRAEELADDAEVRVMPPKTLVTPPQSGRSATVTRGLDPEAERDPRVPPPGSAIVREYQGRAIRVLVLPYGEGFECDGERFKTLSGVAKHITGSHINGFRFFRLGQDRSTR; the protein is encoded by the coding sequence ATGAAGCATGCGACGGCAAGACGGATCGAGGACGAGATCGATTCACTCAAAGACATGTCCACCAACGAGCTCGTGGAGCGGTTTGTTGAGCTGCACGGCTACCAGACGCGGACGCGTCACCGGACGTACCTGATCCGCAAGATCGCCTGGCGGCTTCAGGCCAACGAGGAGGGTGACCTCAGCGAGCGGGCGAGGAAGCGGGCCGAGGAGCTCGCAGACGACGCTGAGGTTCGGGTGATGCCCCCAAAGACGCTTGTCACGCCGCCACAGTCGGGGCGGTCGGCCACGGTGACGCGGGGACTCGACCCGGAGGCGGAGCGTGACCCGCGTGTCCCGCCGCCAGGCTCAGCGATCGTCCGCGAATACCAGGGCCGGGCCATCCGGGTGCTGGTGCTCCCCTACGGCGAGGGCTTCGAGTGCGACGGCGAACGGTTCAAGACGCTCAGCGGGGTGGCCAAACACATCACCGGGAGCCACATCAACGGCTTTCGGTTCTTCCGGCTCGGCCAGGACAGGAGCACGCGATGA
- a CDS encoding RusA family crossover junction endodeoxyribonuclease, whose protein sequence is MEALTAAAADDGAFVVELPYPPSVNHYWRRVGDRTLISREGRKFRKRVCARLERRTAEPMSGRVAVHVTAHPPDRRRRDLDNAMKALLDALGHGGVYEDDGQIDRLEIERGPVVPGGKVVVRVSVLPGERDDD, encoded by the coding sequence GTGGAAGCGCTGACCGCCGCGGCGGCGGACGACGGCGCGTTCGTCGTCGAGCTGCCGTACCCGCCCAGCGTGAACCACTACTGGCGTCGCGTCGGCGATCGGACGCTGATCAGCCGCGAGGGACGGAAGTTCCGCAAGCGGGTCTGCGCCCGGCTCGAGCGGCGAACCGCCGAGCCCATGTCGGGCCGGGTGGCGGTGCATGTCACCGCCCACCCGCCCGACCGGCGGCGGCGTGATCTGGACAACGCGATGAAGGCCCTGCTCGACGCCCTCGGGCACGGCGGGGTGTACGAGGACGACGGCCAGATCGACCGGCTCGAGATCGAGCGCGGACCGGTCGTGCCCGGGGGCAAGGTGGTCGTGCGCGTAAGCGTGCTACCGGGAGAGCGTGATGATGATTGA
- a CDS encoding PD-(D/E)XK nuclease-like domain-containing protein has translation MSAIPQNTDDLQSCLARVLIREPAEIYHARRGDCLTSHRLAEFRSCPLLFRRKEMGLIPDRDSHAFLVGRAAHTLILEGRGRYEAEYAVGGPINEKTGKPYGSSTKAFAEWAENRGKPVLADTDAATVEQMAASVREHLFARELLTEGFAEGVVRGRMNGVLCQARFDWINPKDGRGLVDLKTCDSIDSFEWHIDAFKYMHQLAFYRALLAVVSGVTLPVHIIAVEKREPFRCGVWQIAPRCLDAAQAENDRAIEELIRCRETGQWPTGFESLRLYDRLPLTTQS, from the coding sequence ATGAGCGCGATACCCCAGAACACAGACGACCTCCAATCTTGCCTCGCCCGCGTGCTCATCCGCGAGCCCGCTGAGATCTACCACGCCCGTCGCGGCGACTGCCTGACCTCGCACCGCCTGGCGGAGTTCCGCTCGTGCCCGCTTCTGTTCCGGCGCAAGGAGATGGGACTGATCCCGGATCGGGACAGCCACGCGTTCCTCGTCGGTCGGGCGGCGCACACACTGATCCTTGAGGGTCGCGGGCGGTACGAGGCCGAGTACGCGGTCGGCGGGCCGATCAACGAGAAGACAGGCAAGCCGTACGGCTCGAGCACGAAGGCCTTCGCCGAGTGGGCCGAGAACCGCGGCAAGCCCGTGCTGGCCGACACCGACGCCGCGACGGTCGAGCAGATGGCCGCGAGCGTGCGCGAGCACCTGTTCGCCCGCGAGCTGCTGACCGAGGGCTTCGCGGAAGGCGTCGTCCGCGGCCGGATGAACGGCGTGCTGTGCCAAGCTCGGTTCGACTGGATCAACCCCAAGGACGGCCGCGGGCTCGTTGATCTGAAGACCTGCGACTCGATCGACTCGTTCGAGTGGCACATCGACGCGTTCAAGTACATGCACCAGCTCGCGTTCTACCGGGCTCTGCTCGCCGTCGTGAGCGGTGTCACGTTGCCCGTCCACATCATCGCGGTCGAGAAGCGCGAGCCGTTCCGCTGCGGTGTGTGGCAGATCGCGCCGCGGTGCCTCGACGCCGCCCAGGCTGAAAACGACCGCGCCATCGAAGAGCTCATCCGTTGCCGGGAGACCGGCCAGTGGCCCACGGGGTTCGAGTCCCTGCGGCTGTACGACCGCCTTCCGCTCACCACCCAGTCCTGA
- the purD gene encoding phosphoribosylamine--glycine ligase, whose translation MSTQRDERTKKLNVLLVGGGGREHALAEAIAASPRLGTLYTSHPQNPGIAAVATDAGVPIDAAQAYRAELFCRDKAIDLVVVGSEGPLADGLADKLRAKGVAVFGPGKDGAQLEADKHWAKDLMRGAAVPTAESRSFTDAERAVEYSLSRTEPPVIKATGLAAGKGVVVPQTHKEAADAIRWMLDGRAFGDASARVLVEERLKGPEVSVFALTDGKGVYILDACQDHKRLKDGDEGPNTGGMGAFCPSTLLDDATMARVQREILLPVVDSLRREGIDYRGVLYAGLMLTAAGPKVLEFNVRFGDPECQVLMPRLASDALEMLYATATGNVESLELAWHPGAAVCVVLASEGYPQEPITGQKITGIEDAQDMEGVFVYHAGTKRDKASGSLVTAGGRVLGVTALGDSVEHARQRAYAAADKIHFPGMQLRRDIAATQAEAPKAVANRQG comes from the coding sequence GTGAGCACCCAACGCGATGAACGCACGAAGAAGCTGAACGTCCTGCTGGTCGGTGGCGGCGGCCGAGAGCACGCCCTGGCCGAGGCCATCGCCGCCTCGCCGCGCCTGGGCACGCTGTACACGAGCCACCCGCAGAATCCCGGCATCGCCGCCGTCGCGACCGATGCGGGCGTCCCGATCGACGCCGCCCAGGCCTACCGGGCCGAGCTGTTCTGCAGGGACAAGGCCATCGACCTCGTCGTGGTCGGCTCCGAAGGCCCGCTGGCAGACGGGCTGGCCGACAAGCTCCGGGCCAAGGGCGTGGCGGTCTTCGGGCCCGGTAAGGACGGGGCTCAACTCGAGGCCGACAAGCACTGGGCCAAGGACCTCATGCGCGGCGCCGCCGTGCCGACGGCCGAGAGCCGAAGCTTCACCGACGCCGAGCGCGCCGTCGAGTATTCGCTCAGCCGGACCGAGCCGCCGGTGATCAAGGCCACCGGATTGGCGGCGGGCAAGGGCGTGGTCGTGCCGCAGACGCACAAGGAGGCAGCCGACGCCATCCGCTGGATGCTCGACGGCCGGGCCTTCGGCGATGCGAGCGCTCGCGTGCTGGTCGAGGAGCGCCTGAAAGGGCCCGAGGTCTCGGTCTTTGCGCTCACCGATGGCAAGGGCGTCTACATCCTCGACGCCTGCCAGGACCACAAGCGGCTCAAGGACGGCGACGAGGGCCCCAACACCGGCGGCATGGGCGCGTTCTGCCCCAGCACGCTCCTCGACGACGCCACCATGGCGCGCGTGCAGCGCGAGATCCTGCTTCCCGTCGTCGACAGCCTCCGCCGCGAGGGCATCGACTACCGGGGCGTGCTCTACGCCGGGCTCATGCTCACCGCCGCCGGCCCCAAGGTGCTCGAGTTCAACGTCCGCTTCGGCGACCCCGAGTGCCAGGTGCTCATGCCCCGCCTTGCGAGCGACGCCCTCGAGATGCTCTACGCCACCGCGACCGGCAACGTCGAGAGCCTCGAACTCGCGTGGCATCCCGGCGCGGCAGTGTGTGTGGTTCTCGCGAGCGAGGGCTACCCGCAGGAGCCGATCACCGGGCAAAAGATCACCGGCATCGAAGATGCCCAGGACATGGAAGGCGTCTTCGTCTACCACGCCGGGACGAAGCGGGACAAGGCGTCGGGCAGCCTCGTGACCGCGGGCGGCCGGGTGCTCGGCGTGACGGCCCTGGGCGACTCGGTCGAGCACGCCCGCCAGCGGGCCTACGCGGCGGCCGACAAGATCCACTTCCCGGGCATGCAACTGCGCCGGGACATCGCCGCAACGCAGGCAGAGGCGCCGAAGGCCGTGGCAAATCGTCAGGGATGA
- a CDS encoding ATP-binding protein — MTALAHIQKGRTLMPRRVMLYGVHGVGKSTFGAMAETPVFITTEEGTNDIDCDRFPLATKYADVLGALSALYSEDHGYQTVVIDSLDWLERLIWAEVCAKRGVETIEDIGYAKGYIFALTQWREVLAGLDALRTERGMQVVLIAHAAIEKFANPETDTYDRYVPRLQKQASALIQEWCDEVLFATYRVHTKTQSEGFDRKRTQGIGTGERILRTTERPAHVAKNRLNLPDELPLDYRVFAALARGEGDPGAAIENANQNEINQTTQEQGA, encoded by the coding sequence ATGACTGCACTCGCACACATCCAGAAGGGCCGCACGCTGATGCCGCGTCGCGTGATGCTCTACGGCGTCCACGGCGTCGGCAAGTCCACCTTCGGCGCGATGGCTGAGACGCCCGTCTTCATCACGACCGAAGAAGGCACCAACGACATCGACTGCGACCGCTTCCCGCTGGCGACCAAGTACGCCGACGTGCTCGGGGCGCTGTCGGCGCTCTACAGCGAAGATCACGGCTACCAGACGGTGGTCATCGACTCTCTAGACTGGCTCGAGCGGCTGATCTGGGCCGAGGTCTGCGCGAAGCGCGGCGTCGAGACCATCGAGGACATCGGCTACGCCAAGGGCTACATCTTCGCACTCACGCAATGGCGCGAGGTCCTGGCGGGGCTCGACGCGCTGCGGACCGAGCGCGGGATGCAGGTCGTCCTGATCGCGCACGCGGCGATCGAGAAGTTCGCCAACCCCGAGACCGACACCTACGACCGCTACGTGCCGCGCCTGCAGAAGCAGGCCTCGGCGCTGATCCAGGAGTGGTGCGACGAGGTGCTCTTCGCCACCTACCGCGTCCACACGAAGACCCAGAGCGAGGGCTTCGACCGCAAGCGCACGCAGGGCATCGGCACGGGCGAGCGGATCCTCCGCACGACCGAGCGGCCCGCCCACGTCGCCAAGAACCGCCTGAACCTGCCCGACGAGCTGCCGCTGGATTACCGCGTGTTTGCGGCGCTGGCGCGCGGCGAGGGCGATCCCGGCGCAGCCATCGAGAACGCCAACCAGAACGAGATCAACCAGACCACCCAAGAGCAAGGAGCCTGA